A part of Babylonia areolata isolate BAREFJ2019XMU chromosome 6, ASM4173473v1, whole genome shotgun sequence genomic DNA contains:
- the LOC143282965 gene encoding betaine--homocysteine S-methyltransferase 1-like, which produces MAKRGLKERLSSGEDVLVAEGYLFEFERRGYLKAGAYVPEVVLQHPDLVRGLHEEFVHAGSDVVLAFTYYGHREKLRLTGMEDRLEALNVDALRLARDVADRTGTLMAGNICNSSVYRRDDPATIEATRAMFKEQIEWAVQERADFIVAETFSELGEAKMALDCIRTYGQGLPAVVTLAPQATNGTSDGVPIGEACRQLEEGGADVVGLNCHRGPSTILPLMEEVRRACKGPIACLPVTYRTSQQYPTMQSIRDPHTGTRAFPIDLPAHMCSRTQVAEFARACRALGVQYVGLCCGNCSHLMRVLAEEYRRKPPASKYSPDMSQHYVFGSQPGFHKYYTEELIKTVSLNNKV; this is translated from the exons ATGGCCAAAAGAG GTCTGAAGGAGCGCCTGTCGAGCGGAGAGGACGTGTTGGTAGCTGAGGGCTACCTGTTCGAGTTCGAGCGGAGGGGCTACCTGAAGGCGGGAGCCTACGTTCCAGAGGTGGTCCTGCAGCATCCAGACCTGGTGCGGGGTCTGCACGAGGAGTTCGTGCATGCGGGCAGTGACGTCGTCTTGGCCTTCACG TACTACGGGCACCGGGAGAAGCTGCGGCTGACGGGGATGGAGGATCGGCTGGAGGCCCTCAACGTGGACGCCCTCCGCCTGGCGCGGGATGTGGCGGACCGCACGGGCACCCTGATGGCCGGCAACATCTGCAACTCCAGCGTGTACCGCCGCGACGACCCCGCCACCATTGAGGCCACCCGGGCCATGTTCAAG GAGCAGATAGAGTGGGCGGTGCAGGAGAGAGCCGACTTCATTGTGGCGGAGACGTTCAGTGAGCTGGGGGAGGCCAAGATGGCCCTGGACTGCATCAGGACCTACGGACAGG GCCTTCCAGCCGTGGTGACCTTGGCACCTCAGGCCACGAACGGGACGTCTGACGGGGTACCCATTGGAGAGGCGTGTCGTcagctggaggagggaggggcggacGTGGTGGGTCTCAACTGTCACCGGGGCCCCTCGACCATCCTGCCCCTCATGGAGGAGGTCCGCCGCGCCTGcaag ggtccCATTGCCTGCCTGCCAGTGACGTACCGCACGAGCCAGCAGTACCCAACGATGCAGTCCATCAGAGACCCCCACACAG GAACCCGGGCTTTCCCTATTGACCTGCCAGCCCACATGTGCAGTCGGACGCAGGTGGCGGAGTTTGCACGTGCGTGTCGCGCGCTGGGCGTGCAATACGTGGGCCTGTGCTGTGGCAACTGCTCGCATCTCATGCGCGTGCTGGCGGAGGAGTACAGGCGCAAACCGCCGGCCAGCAAGTACTCCCCGGACATGAGCCAGCACTACGTGTTCGGATCACAGCCTGGGTTCCATAAGTACTACACAGAAGAGCTGATTAAGACAGTCAGCCTCAACAACAAGGTCTAG